The nucleotide window GAGGGAAGCGTCTCTTCGAAGTGGTAGTTCTTCAGGACTTCCAGCGTCGACATGATGTGGCCGAGGCCCGCACCGGCCTGCAGCTTTTCCGCCATCGGCAGCGGCGCGCCCATCTCGTCGGAGACGGCGGCACCGATGTCCTTCATGCGGCCCTTGTAGATCGCGATGATCTTTTCCAGGAGCGCGACGCGCTCCTCGCGGCTGGTCTGCGAATAGGTCACGAAGGCGCGCTTGGCAGCGGCAACGGCCTTGTCGAGGTCGGCCTTCGAGCCGAGCGCAACTTCATACATCGCTTCTTCGGTCGCCGGATTGACGACGGGTGTGGACTTCTTGACGGCGGGATCGACCCAGGCGCCATCGATGTAGAATTGCATGCGATTGACCATCGGAAACCTCTTTATCTCGGGGCAATGGAGGAGGAACGGAAGCGTTCGGCAGGCATCCTTGCACGAAAGCCAGGGCAGTTGAACCCGCCATATGCGGGGTGCCGCGTTGCGGCAGGCGCTGGATATAAGGACAGGGATGCGACGGTGACAAGGTGCCTCCATTTCCTGTCGTCCCTGCGAACCGCAGGGACGACAGTTACTAACGACGGCTAGACCGCCATCTTCCGATGCCGCACCGGCGCGCCTACGGTGAGGCTTTCCGCCGCATCGATGATGGCGTTGGCGTCGATGCCGTAGTGGCGGTAGAGGTCGCCAATCGTACCGGTCTGGCCGAACTGCTCGACGCCGAGCGCTTCAGTGCGGTGGCCGCGGACGCTGCCGAGCCAGCCGAGCGCGGCCGGATGGCCGTCGATCACGGTGACGAGGCCGCAGTCGCGCGACAGCGGCGCCAGCAGCTTTTCGACATGGCTGAGATGCTGGATGCCACGGCGGTCGCGCCGCAAATTCCGCGCAGCGGACCATCCCGCATGCAGCCGGTCCGCGGAGGTTACCGCCAGCAAGCCGACATCGCGGTGGCTTTCGCCGATGAAGCCCACCGCCTCGATCGCCTCGGGCGCGACCGCGCCGGTATAGGCGATCACGATATCGCAATTGGCGCCTGGCTCCCGCAGCCAGTAGGCGCCCGCGGTGATGTCGCTCTGCAGGGCCGGTGTCATGATACGCTGCGGCTGGTCGACCGCGCGGGTCGACAGCCGCAGATAGATCGAACCGCCCTCGCCGTCTTCGCGCTGCATGTGGCGGAAGCCGAAAGCCATGATCACGGCAAGTTCATCGACGAACGCCGGCTCGAACGACGCCAGCCCGTCCTGCGCCATGCCGATCAAGGGCGTCGCGATCGACTGATGCGCGCCGCCTTCCGGCGCCAGCGTAATGCCGGATGGCGTCGCCACCACCATGAAGCGCGCGTCCTGGTAACAGGCGTAGTTCAGCGCATCGAGGCCGCGCTCGATGAAGGGATCGTACAACGTGCCGACCGGCAGCAGCCGTTCGCCGTTGATCTGATGCGACAGCCCCAGCGCCGAGAGCATGATGAACAGATTCATCTCGGCAATGCCGAGTTCGAGGTGCTGCCCCTTCGGCGAGAACTCCCATGTGTAGGCGGACGGGATCTTCTCCTGCCGGAACAGGTCGTGGTTTTCGGCCTTGGCGAACAGCCCGCGGCGGTTGACCCATGCGCCGAGATTGGTCGAGACGGTAACATCAGGCGATACGGTTACGATGCGCGCGGCCAGTTCGGTATCGCCGCGCGCGAGTTCGTTGAGCACCAGCCCAAAGCCTTGCTGCGTCGACATCTGCGCCGCCGGCTTGAAGGTAAGCCGCTCGGGCACCTCGATGTCAGGCGCGGTCAGCCGGCGGCGGCCCTCCTGATTGAAGGGCGCGGCGGCCAGGAATGCTTCGAGTTCGGCCGGCGTCTGCGACAGACCTTCGAACTTGTCCCATTCGTGGCCGGGGCGGATGTTCTGCGCGGCGCGCCACTTCTCCATCTGCGCCACCGTCATCAGGCCGGCGTGGTTGTCCTTGTGGCCCTGCATCGGCAGGCCGACGCCCTTGATGGTGTAGGCGATGAAGCAGACCGGGCGATCATGGTCGATCGATTCAAATGCCTCGATCATGCTGGCCATGTCGTGGCCGCCCAGATTGGACATCAGCGCCAGCAACTCCTCGTCGCTGCGGCGGTCGATCAGTTGCGACACCTGCCCCTGATCGCCGATGTCGTCCTGCAGATGTCTTCGGAACGCCGCGCCGCCCTGGAAGCACAGCGCGGCATACATCTGGTTCGGGCAATTATCGATCCAGCGCCGCAAGGCCTCGCCACCGGGCTCGGCGAACGCCGCCTGCATCAGGCGGCCGTATTTGACGATCACGACTTCCCAGCCGAAATTGCGGAACATCGTTTCGAACTTCGCCCACAGCCCTTC belongs to Bradyrhizobium icense and includes:
- a CDS encoding transketolase; its protein translation is MPIEPARLEMLTALARKVLWLSSWTIHHANHVRPNTDGLKVGGHQASSASLANIMSALYFSVLRPQDRVAVKPHASPVFHAIQYLFGHQTRDKLENFRGFKGAQSYPSRTKDADDVDFSTGSVGLGVAQTLFSSLVQDYVTAHGWMKERPEGRMIALVGDAEMDEGNIFEALLEGWKHALRNTWWVVDYNRQSLDAVVREGLWAKFETMFRNFGWEVVIVKYGRLMQAAFAEPGGEALRRWIDNCPNQMYAALCFQGGAAFRRHLQDDIGDQGQVSQLIDRRSDEELLALMSNLGGHDMASMIEAFESIDHDRPVCFIAYTIKGVGLPMQGHKDNHAGLMTVAQMEKWRAAQNIRPGHEWDKFEGLSQTPAELEAFLAAAPFNQEGRRRLTAPDIEVPERLTFKPAAQMSTQQGFGLVLNELARGDTELAARIVTVSPDVTVSTNLGAWVNRRGLFAKAENHDLFRQEKIPSAYTWEFSPKGQHLELGIAEMNLFIMLSALGLSHQINGERLLPVGTLYDPFIERGLDALNYACYQDARFMVVATPSGITLAPEGGAHQSIATPLIGMAQDGLASFEPAFVDELAVIMAFGFRHMQREDGEGGSIYLRLSTRAVDQPQRIMTPALQSDITAGAYWLREPGANCDIVIAYTGAVAPEAIEAVGFIGESHRDVGLLAVTSADRLHAGWSAARNLRRDRRGIQHLSHVEKLLAPLSRDCGLVTVIDGHPAALGWLGSVRGHRTEALGVEQFGQTGTIGDLYRHYGIDANAIIDAAESLTVGAPVRHRKMAV